One window from the genome of Bacillus rossius redtenbacheri isolate Brsri chromosome 12, Brsri_v3, whole genome shotgun sequence encodes:
- the LOC134537509 gene encoding uncharacterized protein LOC134537509 produces MKIVNILTKAKVGKANKNNLKKAKRTVKRLCPRCAARNVRSCLDVFQIGDDTAALLCTSRACLYQCEVRRDHKQLHRLQDSCGHEEHSDKTAALKDWSFEGKRAVDGFRCPLSFAGGEPEGACAVLTCAVGMLGVVMGRELAAGPGCHHDGRKSCDRKAGDAADELLRDYAELCRHKEACRPGDFAARVEDEFSRLEADLRHLGVDVSAHRWRVEGGYRAADTTELFKRWLGDRFHFAESRGLPCGVVKPSGSNAAEADPGDPLKAWFTDVPTGEWDFNKSLIDMFREDTAF; encoded by the exons ATGAAGATCGTAAATATTTTGACAAAGGCAAAAGTAGgtaaagcaaataaaaataatctcaAGAAAGCAAAAAGAACAGTAAAA AGGCTGTGCCCGAGATGCGCAGCACGCAACGTACGCTCTTGCCTGGACGTGTTCCAGATCGGAGACGATACGGCCGCTCTGCTGTGCACCAGTAGAGCC TGCCTGTACCAGTGTGAAGTGCGCAGGGACCATAAGCAGCTACATCGGCTGCAAG ATAGCTGTGGCCACGAAGAGCACAGCGACAAGACGGCAGCGCTGAAGGACTGGTCGTTCGAGGGCAAGAGGGCGGTGGACGGGTTCAGGTGCCCGCTGAGCTTCGCGGGGGGCGAGCCGGAGGGGGCTTGCGCGGTGCTGACCTGTGCGGTGGGCATGCTGGGCGTGGTGATGGGCCGGGAGCTAGCCGCCGGCCCGGGCTGCCACCACGACGGCCGGAAGAGCTGCGATCGGAAGGCTGGCGACGCGGCGGACGAACTGCTGCGAGACTACGCGGAGCTCTGCCGACACAAGGAGGCGTGCCGACCGGGGGACTTTGCGGCGAGGGTGGAGGACGAGTTCTCGCGCCTCGAGGCGGACCTGCGACACCTGGGCGTTGACGTGTCCGCCCACAGGTGGCGGGTCGAAGGCGGTTACCGTGCCGCAGACACGACCGAGCTCTTCAAGCGGTGGCTCGGCGACCGGTTCCACTTCGCGGAGAGTCGAGGTCTGCCGTGCGGTGTGGTCAAGCCGAGCGGCAGCAACGCGGCGGAGGCTGACCCAGGTGACCCGCTCAAGGCCTGGTTCACTGATGTTCCAACTGGAGAATGGGACTTCAACAAAAGCCTGATCGACATGTTCCGGGAAGATACAGCATTTTAG